A stretch of Penaeus vannamei isolate JL-2024 chromosome 18, ASM4276789v1, whole genome shotgun sequence DNA encodes these proteins:
- the siz gene encoding IQ motif and SEC7 domain-containing protein 1 isoform X12 translates to MFGLGSEQVVVYQEAVPHHLPTAFSRYYLKVTCFTPSKSSPVKVDRPYCGKGPPPNRGVGPGITKSYSVEGAAPPVPPHHLHHGPPHHHHNGSLVRRPQMPQAVSQSSGVGMGGRRQAPRGAAADDSSNRGGRWRGSGAPGTGHGYELSQDLADMRLEMLERRYGGEVARRAAVTIQRAYRHYAMYKKFRSITATAKAQEKRLSRRFTVDVPEWNDTSNQHYHDAEHFIRSEFDQLQRNLSATVYGEGRRPARSLSLRDTPRTTTPATSTTSSRIQQDNHDLHDTLAAMNDSSLYCHVSAHSPLTPTSTPTPAPTHARNGSGDYQHQGDVASYASSRDIKYISSDEGGFGSQDSANMARLTVVNQRRGVGRGKKIPPEVPRRSSSIKSSESSGSVDSAAALSTANHRVQCHPPSLTPPSSTPSSLTSEGGHSDRGALRRSADNGSLSSVQSSGSDSSLSQSTSDRATPLSTHDQVDNSDYHPTSPIWKRKNQQMSTSEVIYDDKRLSNISENSEDSLQSHSSEGMTYSQTIPSQIPHSARYAHAHYTHTPHMPKVPEVVRKRQYRVGLNLFNKKPERGVTYLIGRGFLENSPQAVAKFLLTRKGLSKQMIGEYLGNLQNSFNMAVLECFAQEIDLSGMQVDVALRKFQTHFRMPGEAQKIERLMQVFAQRYCQCNRDIVAKLRDPETIFVLAFAIIMLNTDLHTASMKQEKRMKIEDFIKNLRGIDDGYDIEREMLEGMYQRIKAQEFRPGHDHVTQVLKVQQTMVGKKPNLALPHRRLVCYCRLYEIPDITKKERVGVHQREVFLFNDLLVVTKIFSKKKNSVTYTFRQSYPLAGLVISTKEVPHYPYLMEVRQRVDNKVLIIFNARNEHDRTKFCEDLKESVCEMDEMESLRIEGELEKQKASLRASRPNSTTENRDSGVADMELLTTNEKNGTLKSDSTLKRSALSNSLLDIHEADGGGRSVRRGSVGSLDSGMSVSFQSTSASNETSPASGPQQPVTTSASQGDLQQQQQRRSLTSNSSFLGQLFRPRRTSRPELNISGVEV, encoded by the exons tTCCCCGGTGAAGGTAGATCGTCCATACTGCGGCAAGGGACCGCCACCAAACCGGGGCGTGGGTCCGGGCATCACCAAGTCCTACAGTGTCGAGGGCGCAGCGCCCCCCGTCCCgccccaccatctccaccatgggcctcctcaccaccaccataatgGCAGCCTCGTCCGCCGACCTCAG ATGCCACAGGCAGTATCACAGTCGAGCGGCGTGGGCATGGGCGGCCGAAGGCAGGCGCCCCGAGGGGCAGCGGCAGATGACAGCAGCAACCGCGGCGGGCGGTGGCGAGGCAGCGGAGCGCCCGGCACCGGCCATGGATATGAACTCTCACAAGATCTTGCAGATATGCGTCTGGAGATGCTGGAACGCAG GTATGGTGGCGAGGTAGCGCGCCGGGCGGCGGTGACCATCCAGAGAGCCTACCGACACTATGCCATGTACAAAAAGTTCCGCTCCATCACTGCCACAGCCAAAGCACAGGAGAAGCGCCTCTCGCGGAGGTTCACCGTGGACGTGCCCGAGTGGAACGATACCTCCAATCAGCACTATCACGATGCGGAACACTTTATCCGCTCAGAGTTTGATCAGCTTCAGAGAAATCTGAGTGCCACAG TGTACGGCGAGGGGAGACGGCCGGCCCGGTCGCTGTCCCTGCGCGACACGCCTAGGACGACCACCCCGGCCACCTCCACGACGTCCTCGCGAATACAGCAGGATAATCACGACCTTCACGACACGCTGGCGGCCATGAACGACAGTTCTCTCTACTGCCATGTGTCAGCTCACTCTCCTCTCACGCcgacctccacgcccaccccggCGCCCACGCACGCGAGGAACGGCTCCGGCGACTACCAACACCAGGGCGACGTCGCCTCATACGCCTCTTCCAGGGATATCAAGTACATCTCGTCGGACGAGGGCGGCTTC GGAAGTCAGGACAGTGCAAACATGGCCCGTTTGACGGTGGTCAATCAGAGGCGAGGAGTTGGGCGTGGCAAGAAGATCCCGCCAGAGGTCCCCCGACGCTCGTCTTCCATCAAGTCCAGTGAGAGCAGTGGTAGTGTGGACAG TGCTGCGGCGCTATCAACAGCCAACCATAGAGTACAGTGTCATCCACCATCTTTGACACCACCTTCATCTACTCCCTCATCCCTCACATCAGAAGGAGGACACAGTGACAGAGGCGCACTTAGAAG GTCTGCAGACAATGGCTCTCTGTCCAGTGTTCAGTCCTCGGGCTCAGACTCTTCACTCTCTCAGTCTACGTCTGATCGCGCTACTCCCCTATCAACCCATGACCAAGTTGATAATTCAGACTACCATCCCACTTCCCCAATATGGAAGCGCAAGAATCAG CAGATGAGCACAAGTGAGGTCATCTATGACGATAAGCGGTTGAGCAACATCAGCGAAAACTCAGAAGATTCCCTGCAGTCCCATTCCTCGGAAGGAATGACTTACTCTCAAACCATCCCCTCACAGATCCCACACTCTGCACGCTACGCTCATGCTCATTATACCCATACTCCTCACATGCCCAAG GTGCCAGAAGTTGTTCGAAAGAGACAATATCGTGTTGGCCTGAATCTCTTCAACAAGAAACCAGAGAGAGGTGTGACCTACCTGATAGGACGAGGCTTCTTAGAAAATTCCCCTCAAGCTGTGGCCAAGTTCTTATTAACAAGAAAAGGTTTAAGCAAGCAGATGATTGGAGAATATCTTGGCAATCTTCAGAACAGCTTTAACATGGCTGTACTTGA GTGTTTTGCACAAGAGATCGACCTGTCTGGTATGCAGGTGGATGTGGCTCTGCGTAAGTTCCAGACACACTTCCGAATGCCAGGAGAAGCACAAAAGATTGAACGCCTTATGCAGGTGTTTGCTCAGCGGTATTGTCAGTGTAACAGAGACATTGTGGCAAAGCTAAGAGATCCTGAAACCATTTTTGTCTTAGCCTTTGCCATTATTATGCTTAACACAGATCTTCATACTGCATCcatgaaacaagaaaagagaatgaagattgAGGACTTTATTAAGAATTTaagag GTATTGATGATGGGTATGACATTGAGCGTGAAATGCTGGAAGGAATGTATCAGCGCATCAAGGCGCAGGAGTTCAGACCTGGCCATGATCATGTTACCCAGGTTCTAAAG GTACAACAGACGATGGTAGGTAAGAAACCAAACTTGGCACTACCTCACCGTCGCCTAGTTTGCTACTGCCGACTGTATGAAATTCCTGACAtcaccaagaaagagagagttggagtCCACCAGCGTGAAGTCTTCCTCTTCAATGATCTGTTGGTTGTAACAAAGATTTTCTCCAAGAAGAAAAATTCTGTCACGTACACCTTTAGGCAAAGCTATCCTCTAGCTGGTCTTGTGATATCCACAAAGGAGGTGCCAC attATCCATATCTCATGGAAGTGCGTCAAAGAGTTGATAACAAAGTCTTGATTATTTTCAATGCGCGGAATGAGCATGATCGCACCAAATTTTGTGAGGATCTGAAGGAGAGCGTATGTGAAATGGATGAGATGGAATCTTTAAGAATTGAGGGTGAGCTGGAGAAGCAAAAGGCTTCTTTGAGGGCATCACGGCCCAACTCTACAACTGAGAACAGAGACTCCGGAGTTGCTGATATGGAGTTATTGACTACAAATGAGAAGAATGGAACACTGAAATCAGATTCTACTCTAAAGAGATCAGCTCTAAGTAACTCACTATTGGACATCCATGAGGCTG ACGGTGGTGGGCGGTCAGTGCGTCGGGGCAGTGTTGGCTCCCTCGACTCTGGCATGTCTGTGTCCTTCCAGTCCACTAGTGCCTCCAATGAAACGTCTCCTGCCAGTGGTCCTCAACAACCTGTCACCACCAGTGCCAGCCAGGGAGAtctacaacagcaacagcaacggcGTTCTCTGACCTCAAATTCATCCTTCCTTGGTCAACTGTTCAGACCTCGTAGAACCTCACGTCCTGAGCTAAATATTTCAGGAGTGGAGGTGTGA
- the siz gene encoding IQ motif and SEC7 domain-containing protein 1 isoform X15, translating into MPQAVSQSSGVGMGGRRQAPRGAAADDSSNRGGRWRGSGAPGTGHGYELSQDLADMRLEMLERRYGGEVARRAAVTIQRAYRHYAMYKKFRSITATAKAQEKRLSRRFTVDVPEWNDTSNQHYHDAEHFIRSEFDQLQRNLSATVYGEGRRPARSLSLRDTPRTTTPATSTTSSRIQQDNHDLHDTLAAMNDSSLYCHVSAHSPLTPTSTPTPAPTHARNGSGDYQHQGDVASYASSRDIKYISSDEGGFGSQDSANMARLTVVNQRRGVGRGKKIPPEVPRRSSSIKSSESSGSVDSAAALSTANHRVQCHPPSLTPPSSTPSSLTSEGGHSDRGALRRSADNGSLSSVQSSGSDSSLSQSTSDRATPLSTHDQVDNSDYHPTSPIWKRKNQQMSTSEVIYDDKRLSNISENSEDSLQSHSSEGMTYSQTIPSQIPHSARYAHAHYTHTPHMPKVPEVVRKRQYRVGLNLFNKKPERGVTYLIGRGFLENSPQAVAKFLLTRKGLSKQMIGEYLGNLQNSFNMAVLECFAQEIDLSGMQVDVALRKFQTHFRMPGEAQKIERLMQVFAQRYCQCNRDIVAKLRDPETIFVLAFAIIMLNTDLHTASMKQEKRMKIEDFIKNLRGIDDGYDIEREMLEGMYQRIKAQEFRPGHDHVTQVLKVQQTMVGKKPNLALPHRRLVCYCRLYEIPDITKKERVGVHQREVFLFNDLLVVTKIFSKKKNSVTYTFRQSYPLAGLVISTKEVPHYPYLMEVRQRVDNKVLIIFNARNEHDRTKFCEDLKESVCEMDEMESLRIEGELEKQKASLRASRPNSTTENRDSGVADMELLTTNEKNGTLKSDSTLKRSALSNSLLDIHEADGGGRSVRRGSVGSLDSGMSVSFQSTSASNETSPASGPQQPVTTSASQGDLQQQQQRRSLTSNSSFLGQLFRPRRTSRPELNISGVEV; encoded by the exons ATGCCACAGGCAGTATCACAGTCGAGCGGCGTGGGCATGGGCGGCCGAAGGCAGGCGCCCCGAGGGGCAGCGGCAGATGACAGCAGCAACCGCGGCGGGCGGTGGCGAGGCAGCGGAGCGCCCGGCACCGGCCATGGATATGAACTCTCACAAGATCTTGCAGATATGCGTCTGGAGATGCTGGAACGCAG GTATGGTGGCGAGGTAGCGCGCCGGGCGGCGGTGACCATCCAGAGAGCCTACCGACACTATGCCATGTACAAAAAGTTCCGCTCCATCACTGCCACAGCCAAAGCACAGGAGAAGCGCCTCTCGCGGAGGTTCACCGTGGACGTGCCCGAGTGGAACGATACCTCCAATCAGCACTATCACGATGCGGAACACTTTATCCGCTCAGAGTTTGATCAGCTTCAGAGAAATCTGAGTGCCACAG TGTACGGCGAGGGGAGACGGCCGGCCCGGTCGCTGTCCCTGCGCGACACGCCTAGGACGACCACCCCGGCCACCTCCACGACGTCCTCGCGAATACAGCAGGATAATCACGACCTTCACGACACGCTGGCGGCCATGAACGACAGTTCTCTCTACTGCCATGTGTCAGCTCACTCTCCTCTCACGCcgacctccacgcccaccccggCGCCCACGCACGCGAGGAACGGCTCCGGCGACTACCAACACCAGGGCGACGTCGCCTCATACGCCTCTTCCAGGGATATCAAGTACATCTCGTCGGACGAGGGCGGCTTC GGAAGTCAGGACAGTGCAAACATGGCCCGTTTGACGGTGGTCAATCAGAGGCGAGGAGTTGGGCGTGGCAAGAAGATCCCGCCAGAGGTCCCCCGACGCTCGTCTTCCATCAAGTCCAGTGAGAGCAGTGGTAGTGTGGACAG TGCTGCGGCGCTATCAACAGCCAACCATAGAGTACAGTGTCATCCACCATCTTTGACACCACCTTCATCTACTCCCTCATCCCTCACATCAGAAGGAGGACACAGTGACAGAGGCGCACTTAGAAG GTCTGCAGACAATGGCTCTCTGTCCAGTGTTCAGTCCTCGGGCTCAGACTCTTCACTCTCTCAGTCTACGTCTGATCGCGCTACTCCCCTATCAACCCATGACCAAGTTGATAATTCAGACTACCATCCCACTTCCCCAATATGGAAGCGCAAGAATCAG CAGATGAGCACAAGTGAGGTCATCTATGACGATAAGCGGTTGAGCAACATCAGCGAAAACTCAGAAGATTCCCTGCAGTCCCATTCCTCGGAAGGAATGACTTACTCTCAAACCATCCCCTCACAGATCCCACACTCTGCACGCTACGCTCATGCTCATTATACCCATACTCCTCACATGCCCAAG GTGCCAGAAGTTGTTCGAAAGAGACAATATCGTGTTGGCCTGAATCTCTTCAACAAGAAACCAGAGAGAGGTGTGACCTACCTGATAGGACGAGGCTTCTTAGAAAATTCCCCTCAAGCTGTGGCCAAGTTCTTATTAACAAGAAAAGGTTTAAGCAAGCAGATGATTGGAGAATATCTTGGCAATCTTCAGAACAGCTTTAACATGGCTGTACTTGA GTGTTTTGCACAAGAGATCGACCTGTCTGGTATGCAGGTGGATGTGGCTCTGCGTAAGTTCCAGACACACTTCCGAATGCCAGGAGAAGCACAAAAGATTGAACGCCTTATGCAGGTGTTTGCTCAGCGGTATTGTCAGTGTAACAGAGACATTGTGGCAAAGCTAAGAGATCCTGAAACCATTTTTGTCTTAGCCTTTGCCATTATTATGCTTAACACAGATCTTCATACTGCATCcatgaaacaagaaaagagaatgaagattgAGGACTTTATTAAGAATTTaagag GTATTGATGATGGGTATGACATTGAGCGTGAAATGCTGGAAGGAATGTATCAGCGCATCAAGGCGCAGGAGTTCAGACCTGGCCATGATCATGTTACCCAGGTTCTAAAG GTACAACAGACGATGGTAGGTAAGAAACCAAACTTGGCACTACCTCACCGTCGCCTAGTTTGCTACTGCCGACTGTATGAAATTCCTGACAtcaccaagaaagagagagttggagtCCACCAGCGTGAAGTCTTCCTCTTCAATGATCTGTTGGTTGTAACAAAGATTTTCTCCAAGAAGAAAAATTCTGTCACGTACACCTTTAGGCAAAGCTATCCTCTAGCTGGTCTTGTGATATCCACAAAGGAGGTGCCAC attATCCATATCTCATGGAAGTGCGTCAAAGAGTTGATAACAAAGTCTTGATTATTTTCAATGCGCGGAATGAGCATGATCGCACCAAATTTTGTGAGGATCTGAAGGAGAGCGTATGTGAAATGGATGAGATGGAATCTTTAAGAATTGAGGGTGAGCTGGAGAAGCAAAAGGCTTCTTTGAGGGCATCACGGCCCAACTCTACAACTGAGAACAGAGACTCCGGAGTTGCTGATATGGAGTTATTGACTACAAATGAGAAGAATGGAACACTGAAATCAGATTCTACTCTAAAGAGATCAGCTCTAAGTAACTCACTATTGGACATCCATGAGGCTG ACGGTGGTGGGCGGTCAGTGCGTCGGGGCAGTGTTGGCTCCCTCGACTCTGGCATGTCTGTGTCCTTCCAGTCCACTAGTGCCTCCAATGAAACGTCTCCTGCCAGTGGTCCTCAACAACCTGTCACCACCAGTGCCAGCCAGGGAGAtctacaacagcaacagcaacggcGTTCTCTGACCTCAAATTCATCCTTCCTTGGTCAACTGTTCAGACCTCGTAGAACCTCACGTCCTGAGCTAAATATTTCAGGAGTGGAGGTGTGA